In a genomic window of Nostoc sp. UHCC 0870:
- a CDS encoding AraC family transcriptional regulator, giving the protein MIQKALASVDLHHLCSGKFIDNNLHLAYSSMTLILNESDFDELLQQAPQPQVENLVLDSFERLVGVPEILGGGYNRSMSLSPGVWLNFSDCEYHQDFTVKTSAHDHLIQFTIFLSGFLYFDDVHPNLGGTRSYFSGGGISPSYVCKYRAGEHLTAVNVEIEPELLESFFLQDGQYSSDVQKLLCKEEDWKFSFYPTVTPAMRSLAEQMWNAPYHGAAKRMYLQAKVFEIVAMYLDLISAEQQPIHDTPGLKPETVARIYHAKEILTTQLEHPPSLSELAQQVGVSVRTLQRGFSALFNTTVVGYLTQQRLQKAEILFRQGDVCGGKRKVAEVADMVGYVHHSRFAAAFKRQFGITPSQCLAGKKAFFG; this is encoded by the coding sequence TTGATCCAGAAAGCCCTCGCCTCAGTTGATCTGCATCATCTATGTAGTGGTAAATTTATTGATAATAACTTGCACTTAGCTTACTCCAGCATGACACTCATCCTCAACGAATCAGACTTTGATGAACTGCTCCAACAGGCTCCTCAACCCCAGGTGGAAAATCTCGTGCTGGATAGCTTTGAGAGGCTTGTGGGCGTGCCGGAAATCTTGGGAGGGGGCTACAATCGCAGTATGAGTCTATCGCCTGGGGTGTGGTTAAACTTCTCAGATTGTGAGTACCACCAGGATTTTACGGTGAAAACATCTGCCCACGATCATTTGATTCAGTTCACAATTTTTCTCTCTGGCTTTCTTTATTTTGACGATGTTCATCCTAATCTGGGTGGAACACGCAGCTACTTTTCAGGTGGCGGGATTTCGCCCTCTTATGTTTGCAAATATCGTGCGGGCGAACATTTAACTGCGGTGAATGTGGAGATTGAACCAGAATTACTAGAATCGTTTTTTTTGCAGGATGGGCAGTATAGCTCTGATGTCCAGAAATTGCTGTGTAAAGAGGAAGATTGGAAGTTCTCATTTTACCCTACAGTGACACCAGCAATGCGATCGCTTGCTGAACAAATGTGGAATGCACCTTATCATGGTGCAGCAAAGCGGATGTATCTGCAAGCGAAGGTGTTTGAAATAGTTGCGATGTACCTGGATTTAATTTCGGCAGAGCAACAGCCAATCCATGATACACCAGGGCTGAAACCTGAAACAGTCGCCCGTATTTACCACGCTAAAGAAATTTTGACCACACAACTTGAGCATCCGCCATCCCTGTCAGAACTAGCACAGCAGGTAGGAGTCAGCGTTCGCACTCTCCAGAGAGGTTTTTCTGCACTTTTCAACACAACTGTGGTGGGTTATTTGACACAGCAAAGGTTACAGAAGGCAGAAATTTTATTCCGCCAAGGCGATGTCTGCGGCGGGAAACGCAAAGTGGCAGAAGTGGCAGATATGGTGGGATACGTCCACCACAGTCGTTTTGCAGCAGCATTCAAGCGGCAGTTTGGCATCACGCCTAGCCAATGTTTGGCAGGGAAAAAGGCGTTTTTCGGCTAA
- a CDS encoding flavodoxin, which yields MAKMAIFYGSTSGITASIAMKLHEHFGEELCDIYSMEEDFDGVEQMLEYDYLLFGCSTWGSGEVQNDWRDPIFDMSIEKPDFTGKTIALFGAGDCITHGEQFVSALGTLYDHFKKLGATLVGEFPLDGYTYEYSLAVRNDTFIGLPIDEVNESDKTDERILRWLEVLKPHFPSPSLETA from the coding sequence ATGGCAAAAATGGCTATTTTCTATGGTAGCACTTCCGGTATCACTGCATCCATCGCCATGAAACTGCACGAGCATTTTGGTGAGGAACTGTGTGATATTTACAGCATGGAAGAAGATTTTGATGGCGTTGAGCAGATGTTGGAGTATGATTATTTGCTCTTTGGTTGTTCTACTTGGGGTTCAGGAGAAGTCCAAAATGATTGGCGCGATCCTATATTCGATATGTCCATCGAAAAACCCGATTTTACAGGTAAAACCATCGCCTTATTTGGTGCGGGAGATTGTATAACTCACGGGGAACAGTTTGTCAGCGCATTGGGTACTTTGTACGATCACTTCAAAAAATTAGGCGCGACTTTAGTTGGTGAATTTCCCCTTGATGGTTATACTTACGAATATTCCCTTGCTGTCCGCAACGATACATTTATCGGACTACCTATTGACGAAGTAAATGAGAGCGACAAAACCGACGAACGTATCCTACGTTGGCTGGAAGTATTGAAACCACATTTTCCTAGCCCATCTTTGGAAACCGCTTAA
- a CDS encoding DUF2887 domain-containing protein codes for MRRDSIFYKLFQQSPTLLFELLTNPPSNADEYRFDSVAVKEPKFEIDGVFLPPLNQNPGVVYFCEVQFQKDEQLYERVFAESYLYFYRNRARFSNLQIVIIYPSRSLEQTDISPYLSQLNSPQVHRIYLDELGDIRSLPLWVALMVLTTLEEESSTEEARYLLKRSQQEVPQAENRAIIDLLTTIMVYKFEGKSQREVEKMLGITLQQTRVYREIKEEGREVEARSLILRLLTRKVGELPQEVRQKVESLSLEQLENLGEALLDFTSMADLDAWLKSI; via the coding sequence ATGCGTCGAGATTCGATATTTTATAAACTATTTCAACAATCGCCTACTTTACTATTTGAGCTATTGACAAATCCGCCAAGTAATGCAGATGAATATAGATTTGATTCAGTAGCAGTTAAAGAACCAAAATTTGAAATCGACGGAGTATTTCTACCACCACTAAATCAAAATCCTGGTGTGGTGTATTTCTGTGAGGTGCAGTTTCAAAAAGATGAACAGCTTTATGAACGGGTATTTGCGGAATCGTATTTGTATTTTTACCGCAATCGTGCCAGGTTTAGTAATTTACAAATCGTGATCATTTACCCATCCCGCAGTTTAGAACAAACTGATATTAGTCCTTACCTCAGTCAACTTAATAGCCCCCAGGTACATCGGATATATTTGGATGAGTTGGGTGATATTCGCTCTCTACCCCTATGGGTGGCGTTAATGGTGTTGACTACCCTGGAAGAAGAAAGTTCTACTGAGGAAGCTAGGTATTTACTAAAGAGGAGTCAACAGGAAGTACCTCAAGCAGAAAATCGTGCCATCATAGATTTATTAACGACGATTATGGTGTACAAGTTTGAAGGCAAGAGTCAACGGGAGGTAGAAAAGATGCTAGGAATTACACTCCAACAAACACGGGTTTATCGGGAAATCAAGGAAGAAGGGCGAGAGGTAGAAGCGCGATCGCTAATTTTGCGTCTATTAACCCGTAAGGTGGGAGAATTACCCCAAGAAGTTCGTCAAAAAGTTGAATCTCTTTCGTTGGAACAATTGGAAAATCTGGGAGAAGCGTTGCTTGATTTTACCAGTATGGCTGATTTAGATGCTTGGTTAAAATCAATCTAA
- a CDS encoding iron-siderophore ABC transporter substrate-binding protein, whose protein sequence is MGLKIYPQWQAWWRWFWVVSLTAMLISACNSTKINHSKLPPSETPLTPCRVVQHAMGETCVPNHPKRIITISYQILGNALTLGVKPIASSGSDIELNAPLIRDLSYLGNKVEGIKNIGLTNSPNLEKILQFKPDLILAWEPVKQVYPMLSQIAPTVIIPIADLITNWKQGFNIVAEILGEKTTAQQVLNNYNQRIQELKIALGDRYQDKTISVAFAYGQSAYIYVKNSFAGSILEELGLQRPPTQDVSVHGGRIDGISEERLELLDGDILFFGVSDLGHTEAYESLKQKPLWKKLNAVQKGQVYLFDVTSWAGNNPLAADAVIDDLYKYLVNTP, encoded by the coding sequence ATGGGGCTAAAAATATACCCACAATGGCAAGCTTGGTGGCGATGGTTTTGGGTGGTGAGCCTGACTGCTATGCTTATCTCAGCTTGTAACAGCACAAAAATTAACCATAGCAAGCTACCACCCTCCGAAACGCCTTTAACCCCTTGCCGAGTTGTGCAGCACGCAATGGGTGAAACCTGCGTTCCGAATCATCCCAAACGAATTATCACTATTTCCTACCAAATACTAGGTAACGCACTGACTCTGGGCGTTAAACCCATTGCTAGTAGTGGTTCAGATATAGAGTTAAATGCTCCCTTAATAAGGGATCTATCTTATTTGGGCAATAAGGTAGAAGGGATCAAAAACATAGGCCTTACAAATAGTCCCAATCTAGAGAAAATTTTGCAGTTTAAACCTGATTTAATTTTGGCTTGGGAACCTGTTAAACAGGTTTATCCTATGCTTTCTCAAATTGCACCCACAGTAATCATTCCGATCGCAGATTTAATCACGAACTGGAAACAAGGTTTTAATATTGTTGCTGAAATATTAGGAGAAAAAACGACAGCACAGCAGGTCTTGAATAACTATAATCAACGAATCCAAGAACTAAAAATAGCCTTGGGCGATCGCTATCAAGATAAAACTATTTCTGTTGCTTTTGCTTATGGTCAGAGCGCATACATTTATGTTAAAAATTCATTTGCAGGTTCAATTCTTGAGGAGTTGGGACTGCAACGCCCCCCAACACAAGATGTTTCTGTACATGGTGGTAGGATAGACGGTATCTCTGAAGAAAGGCTGGAGCTATTAGATGGCGATATCTTATTCTTTGGAGTTTCCGATCTAGGACATACAGAAGCCTATGAAAGCTTAAAACAAAAGCCGCTTTGGAAAAAACTTAATGCTGTTCAAAAAGGACAGGTTTATCTTTTCGATGTTACGTCGTGGGCTGGAAATAACCCACTTGCAGCTGATGCTGTGATTGATGATTTGTATAAGTATTTAGTTAATACTCCCTAA
- a CDS encoding helix-turn-helix transcriptional regulator — translation MTFILNESDWDEMRLQASNPDWQDSVSGTFEDVAEITKYIDRDFYFSEVELSPGIWLMLMDCTHHQDLILKAPVHDHTIQIGICLSGFMDCEEVHPVLGGTRGYFSGSGISPAYNCKYQGRVRFTYVDVEIEPEVLKSFLDEEQRNTDHIKQLFKGDDWKVAFYPQVTAKMRFFAQELWNPPLRGAAKRLYLQGKVFELLALFVDTICDDQELVSNASKFKPETIARIHHAQEILTIKFENPPSLSELAQMVGVSDRTLQRGFQTLFQTTVVGYVTQLRLEKAQMLLRHGKHKVADVANLVGYGHLGHFSTAFKRRFGITPSQCLAGNKAVFG, via the coding sequence ATGACATTTATCCTCAATGAATCGGACTGGGATGAGATGCGTTTACAGGCTAGCAATCCCGACTGGCAAGATTCGGTATCTGGTACATTTGAGGATGTTGCCGAGATCACAAAATATATTGATCGGGATTTTTATTTTTCCGAGGTGGAACTATCGCCGGGAATATGGTTGATGTTGATGGATTGCACCCATCACCAGGATTTGATACTGAAAGCACCTGTCCACGACCATACAATTCAAATTGGTATTTGTTTATCGGGTTTTATGGATTGTGAGGAAGTGCATCCCGTTTTAGGTGGGACACGCGGTTATTTTTCTGGGAGTGGAATTTCACCAGCTTACAACTGCAAGTATCAAGGAAGGGTGCGGTTTACCTATGTAGATGTAGAAATTGAACCAGAGGTACTGAAATCATTTTTGGATGAGGAACAGCGCAACACAGATCATATCAAGCAACTATTCAAAGGTGATGATTGGAAAGTAGCATTTTACCCCCAGGTGACTGCAAAGATGCGCTTTTTTGCTCAGGAACTATGGAATCCACCACTACGGGGTGCTGCTAAACGGTTATATCTGCAAGGTAAGGTATTTGAGTTATTGGCTTTATTTGTCGATACGATTTGTGACGATCAGGAATTGGTGAGCAACGCATCCAAATTCAAACCAGAAACCATTGCGCGGATTCACCATGCTCAGGAAATCTTGACAATCAAATTCGAGAATCCACCATCCCTATCAGAACTAGCTCAAATGGTAGGAGTAAGCGATCGCACTTTACAACGAGGTTTTCAAACCCTTTTCCAGACAACAGTTGTGGGTTATGTAACACAGTTACGGTTAGAGAAAGCCCAAATGCTATTGCGACATGGTAAGCATAAAGTTGCAGATGTGGCGAATTTAGTTGGTTACGGACATTTAGGGCATTTTTCAACAGCATTTAAACGACGATTTGGCATTACACCCAGTCAATGTTTAGCAGGTAACAAGGCGGTTTTTGGGTAG
- a CDS encoding ABC transporter substrate-binding protein, with the protein MRGIKQRLLLTVLVITIISACSSTKIKHNETLTIESSLTPCRVVQHAMGEACIPDHPKRVITISSYAALLGDTLALGINPIGNTVYIDEELRKSYLVDKINGIKLIGDPFNPNLEKILLLKPDLILAWDNVERIYPILSKIAPTVIFSWKDRIAGNWKESFNFTAEIFRKKAVAQQVLSNYHHRVEELKWLSQSSYARIA; encoded by the coding sequence TTGAGGGGGATAAAACAAAGGCTATTACTAACAGTACTTGTAATCACTATCATCTCAGCCTGTAGCAGTACAAAGATCAAGCATAATGAAACGCTAACGATCGAATCATCTTTAACCCCTTGCCGAGTTGTGCAACACGCAATGGGTGAAGCTTGCATTCCTGATCACCCCAAACGGGTTATCACCATTTCATCTTACGCTGCTCTTTTAGGTGATACGCTTGCTTTAGGCATTAACCCCATTGGTAATACTGTTTATATAGATGAGGAATTGAGGAAAAGCTATTTAGTTGATAAGATAAATGGTATCAAGCTAATTGGCGACCCATTCAATCCCAACCTGGAAAAAATATTATTACTGAAACCTGACTTGATATTGGCTTGGGATAACGTTGAAAGAATTTACCCTATACTTTCTAAAATTGCCCCTACAGTTATTTTTTCATGGAAAGATCGAATAGCAGGGAATTGGAAGGAAAGTTTTAACTTCACTGCTGAGATATTTAGGAAAAAAGCAGTAGCACAGCAGGTTTTGAGTAACTATCATCATCGGGTTGAAGAACTAAAATGGCTCTCCCAGAGTAGTTATGCTAGAATAGCATGA
- a CDS encoding ISL3 family transposase, with protein MPSNPLLHFITKVINIEDIKVVNYNFITDDEIVIEIQSQSKVAQCPRCGKTTDKTHQNHWYMVRDIPMSGYQVILKVNRRQLKCTECQKVFSEKLSFVKSRRTYTTRLGMKVIKEVLETDVESAARRNRMTPSEIETILKELEADLLKEKPRQIKKLGIDEITQLKGGKNYAAVLVDLETRRPIALLEKRNKAVIAEYLSSLGSEVLNQIEEVSIDLWIPYKSLIQEMLPNAQVVADRFHVMKQINQELDARRKQEKRAAEKIKNRQEREKKLAGLTHSKYPLLKKKESLSDEEKAKIASLQKVAPELGEMYRNKEAIRDIFESPITSDEALDKFLEWTQAAYKLFPKSCRTICRWIDEILAYFDHRTTQGIVEGINQKIKLIKRRAYGLTNFNSFRRRVLLNWYFCC; from the coding sequence ATGCCTTCTAATCCCCTACTTCATTTTATTACTAAAGTTATTAATATTGAAGATATTAAGGTTGTGAATTACAATTTTATCACCGATGATGAAATCGTAATTGAAATCCAAAGTCAGTCAAAAGTTGCTCAGTGTCCTCGCTGTGGAAAGACAACTGATAAAACTCATCAAAATCATTGGTATATGGTCAGAGATATACCCATGAGTGGCTATCAAGTAATTTTAAAAGTAAATCGTCGTCAATTGAAATGTACAGAATGTCAGAAAGTATTCAGCGAAAAACTGTCTTTTGTAAAAAGTAGAAGAACTTACACAACAAGACTAGGGATGAAAGTAATCAAGGAAGTATTAGAGACGGATGTGGAGAGTGCAGCTAGAAGAAATAGAATGACACCATCTGAGATAGAAACAATATTAAAAGAGTTAGAAGCAGATTTGCTAAAAGAAAAACCTCGTCAGATAAAAAAGCTAGGAATAGATGAAATCACACAATTAAAAGGGGGAAAGAATTATGCAGCAGTATTAGTAGATTTAGAGACAAGAAGACCCATAGCTTTGTTAGAAAAAAGAAATAAAGCAGTTATAGCAGAATACTTATCCAGTCTAGGTTCAGAGGTACTGAATCAAATAGAAGAAGTCAGCATAGACTTATGGATACCCTATAAAAGTTTAATCCAAGAAATGCTACCGAATGCTCAAGTGGTGGCAGATAGATTCCATGTCATGAAACAAATAAACCAGGAGTTAGACGCAAGAAGAAAACAGGAAAAAAGAGCAGCAGAGAAAATTAAAAATCGCCAAGAAAGAGAAAAGAAATTAGCTGGCTTAACTCACAGTAAATACCCTTTGCTAAAGAAAAAAGAAAGCCTGAGTGATGAAGAAAAGGCGAAGATAGCTTCACTCCAAAAAGTTGCTCCAGAGTTAGGAGAAATGTATCGGAATAAAGAAGCAATTAGAGATATATTTGAAAGTCCGATAACCAGTGATGAAGCCTTAGATAAATTCCTGGAATGGACTCAAGCAGCTTATAAATTATTCCCCAAAAGTTGTCGAACCATCTGTAGATGGATAGATGAAATTCTTGCTTATTTTGATCACCGAACTACTCAAGGTATCGTAGAAGGAATTAATCAGAAGATTAAGCTCATTAAACGCAGAGCTTATGGCTTAACTAACTTTAATAGTTTTAGAAGAAGGGTTTTACTAAATTGGTATTTCTGTTGTTAA
- a CDS encoding TldD/PmbA family protein, with translation MKAEISTLEVSFNQILETLIAKKAENEEFTIKLNCERSQFTRLNHAKIRQTGYVADGWVELTLMANQRSSFRQFPFTGNSETDWQAAYKALQELRDELPVLPSDTYLVLPSGNNTSREVNTGSLLTADVLVPNILEQVNELDFTGIYAGGIAIRAYGDSCGQKHWFATDSFTLDYSLFIASGQAVKGIFAGSNWDTAAYTAKISEGKKLLKLLSSAPKELPRGQYKTYFAPAAVADLLGMLSWGAVSEADIQQGNSALAVLSRQEKQLSPAFSLKENFQRGLVPRFNELGETAAPELPIIDNGKLVNTLINSRTAKEYKKIANGANSSETLRAPEISPGNLVYEQILPSLDTGLYVSNLHYLNWSDRPKGRITGMTRYACFWVENGEIVAPIENLRFDESLYRFWGENLVDFTNFQEFIPEVGTYESRQLGGSLVPGMLVDDFTYTL, from the coding sequence ATGAAAGCAGAAATATCTACCTTAGAAGTTAGTTTTAATCAAATATTAGAAACTCTAATCGCCAAAAAGGCAGAAAATGAAGAATTTACTATCAAATTAAACTGTGAACGCAGTCAATTTACTCGGTTGAATCATGCCAAAATACGTCAAACTGGTTATGTGGCTGATGGTTGGGTAGAATTAACTCTGATGGCAAATCAGCGCAGCAGCTTCCGCCAATTTCCTTTTACAGGTAATTCGGAAACAGACTGGCAAGCAGCATATAAAGCTTTGCAAGAATTACGGGATGAATTGCCTGTATTACCATCTGATACATACCTTGTTTTACCATCAGGAAATAATACTAGTCGAGAAGTAAATACAGGTAGCTTGCTGACAGCAGATGTATTAGTGCCAAATATCTTAGAACAGGTTAATGAATTAGATTTTACTGGTATATATGCTGGGGGAATAGCAATTAGAGCTTATGGTGATTCCTGTGGTCAGAAACATTGGTTTGCAACTGATTCTTTTACTTTAGATTATTCTTTATTTATCGCATCTGGACAAGCTGTTAAAGGTATATTTGCTGGTAGTAATTGGGATACAGCAGCATATACAGCCAAAATCAGCGAAGGGAAAAAACTACTGAAACTATTATCTAGCGCACCAAAGGAATTGCCAAGAGGACAATACAAAACTTATTTTGCACCTGCCGCCGTTGCTGATTTATTGGGTATGCTTTCTTGGGGTGCTGTGAGTGAAGCAGATATCCAACAAGGTAACAGTGCTTTAGCAGTTTTATCACGCCAAGAAAAACAGTTGTCGCCTGCATTTAGTTTGAAAGAAAATTTTCAACGGGGACTAGTACCTCGCTTTAATGAATTGGGAGAAACCGCAGCACCAGAATTACCAATCATAGACAACGGTAAATTAGTCAATACCTTAATTAATTCCCGCACTGCGAAGGAATATAAAAAAATTGCCAATGGTGCTAATAGTTCCGAAACTTTACGTGCGCCAGAAATCAGTCCAGGTAATTTAGTTTATGAGCAAATTTTGCCAAGTTTAGATACGGGGTTATATGTATCGAATTTGCATTACTTGAACTGGAGCGATCGCCCTAAAGGTAGAATTACAGGTATGACCCGTTACGCCTGTTTTTGGGTAGAAAACGGTGAAATTGTCGCACCCATAGAAAACCTCCGCTTCGATGAAAGTCTCTATCGTTTTTGGGGAGAAAATTTAGTAGACTTCACCAATTTTCAAGAGTTTATTCCAGAAGTTGGCACATACGAAAGTCGTCAACTCGGCGGTAGCTTAGTTCCAGGTATGTTAGTAGATGATTTTACTTATACCTTGTAA
- a CDS encoding TonB-dependent receptor domain-containing protein codes for MRSWCLSVHLSFLISLSGCLSIVAVSSVWAGEKQQDVDIQNQTSSQIRQLSEIELPTTNAQLLVQSPTPSNPPVVPGSIVTITGVKANPTDKGVEVILETTLGEQLQVTNRSAENNFIADIPNAQLRLPSGEAFTFRSEKPVEGITEITVTNIDANTVRVAVVGENALPTVELFDDDAGLVLAVASTATATQPPETPQAEEKPASETPAAQQDEPIELVVTGEQDSYRVPNASTATRTDTSLRDIPQSIQVVPRQVLEERQPRTLTEAVETVSGVVPGGSLPGSVGRTIIRGFSQQGNFRNGFRDVDRFGITGIGTIEQVEVLKGPASVLFGALEPGGIVNVITRQPLSEPYYNFAFEAGNYGFYQPSIDLSGPLTADNTLLYRFIASYQGADSFQDFVNSQQTTIAPSITLNLGDRTSLNLYYEYISTLQAPSPSGAIVLSDGSLTPRNLYIGYPDISRYDVITQRYGSANLAAYQITKTNVTTSDPDRPRFSIQTGEQQSQGIELDVTGEISPGWNVIASYAYTDAKVTADNRFPIGSRLYGVPNHQASLWTSYTIQGGDLKGLGFGLGLFYVGERQGSGNLADPFILDPYLRTDAAIYYRRDRLKAAINIRNLFDIDYSSFALGNTYVVRDAPFTITGSISWEF; via the coding sequence ATGAGGAGTTGGTGTTTATCTGTTCATCTATCATTTTTAATCAGTCTTTCGGGATGTTTGAGTATTGTTGCAGTGTCATCGGTATGGGCTGGTGAGAAACAGCAAGATGTAGACATACAAAATCAAACAAGTTCTCAAATTCGCCAATTGAGCGAAATAGAACTACCCACGACTAACGCCCAACTGCTAGTGCAGTCACCAACTCCCAGCAATCCCCCTGTTGTTCCGGGAAGTATTGTCACAATTACGGGTGTGAAAGCAAATCCCACGGATAAAGGGGTGGAGGTGATTTTAGAGACAACCCTTGGTGAACAACTGCAAGTGACAAATCGCAGTGCTGAAAATAACTTTATTGCAGATATTCCCAATGCTCAATTGCGTTTACCCAGTGGTGAGGCGTTTACATTCCGCTCGGAAAAACCAGTTGAGGGAATTACGGAAATTACAGTCACAAATATTGATGCAAATACTGTGCGAGTGGCGGTGGTAGGTGAGAATGCTTTACCCACAGTTGAGTTATTTGATGATGATGCAGGGCTGGTTTTGGCGGTAGCATCTACGGCAACGGCGACACAGCCACCAGAAACACCGCAAGCTGAAGAAAAGCCAGCGAGTGAGACACCAGCAGCACAGCAGGATGAACCGATTGAGTTGGTAGTGACAGGTGAACAAGATAGTTATCGCGTGCCGAATGCCTCTACTGCAACGCGGACTGATACATCTTTACGTGATATCCCCCAGTCAATACAAGTAGTGCCGCGACAGGTACTGGAAGAGCGTCAACCAAGAACTTTGACTGAGGCAGTAGAGACAGTCAGTGGAGTGGTTCCTGGTGGATCACTCCCTGGTTCTGTAGGACGTACAATCATCAGAGGATTTAGCCAGCAAGGGAATTTTCGTAATGGCTTTCGAGATGTTGATCGCTTTGGCATAACAGGTATTGGCACCATTGAGCAAGTAGAAGTGCTGAAAGGACCAGCCTCAGTTCTGTTTGGTGCTTTGGAGCCTGGTGGAATTGTCAACGTGATAACACGCCAGCCTTTGAGTGAGCCTTATTATAATTTTGCATTTGAGGCAGGAAACTATGGATTTTATCAGCCTAGCATCGACTTATCAGGACCACTGACAGCAGATAATACGCTGCTTTACCGTTTTATCGCCAGCTATCAGGGTGCAGATAGTTTTCAAGATTTTGTCAACTCGCAGCAGACGACGATCGCACCTTCAATCACGTTAAATTTAGGTGATCGAACAAGTTTAAACCTTTATTATGAGTACATTAGCACCTTGCAAGCTCCCAGTCCATCAGGTGCAATTGTACTCAGTGATGGCAGCTTAACGCCTCGAAACCTTTACATCGGCTATCCCGATATCTCTCGTTACGACGTAATCACTCAAAGATATGGATCGGCAAATCTGGCAGCTTATCAAATCACCAAGACCAATGTAACCACCTCTGATCCCGATAGGCCTAGATTTTCTATTCAAACTGGGGAACAACAGAGCCAAGGGATTGAATTAGATGTTACAGGTGAGATTTCACCCGGTTGGAACGTAATTGCGTCTTATGCTTACACCGATGCAAAAGTTACCGCAGATAATCGGTTTCCAATCGGTAGTAGATTGTATGGCGTACCAAACCATCAAGCCAGTCTGTGGACAAGCTATACAATTCAAGGGGGTGATTTGAAAGGATTAGGATTTGGTTTAGGGTTGTTTTATGTCGGTGAGAGACAAGGCAGTGGCAATTTGGCTGACCCATTCATATTAGATCCTTATTTACGTACTGATGCGGCCATTTATTACCGGAGAGATCGTTTGAAGGCAGCGATTAATATCCGTAATCTGTTTGATATAGACTATTCGAGCTTTGCTTTAGGTAACACTTATGTTGTAAGAGATGCACCTTTTACCATTACTGGCTCCATCAGTTGGGAATTTTAA
- a CDS encoding helix-turn-helix transcriptional regulator gives MTNILTEEQINQIEQETLENLEVSYNTKGFDQIQRVRNSLYDTYSQVVELRPGLILEIFDDYYYQQVNSIVNHYGGYVLTAKFYLSGNHNVICPGIPGVTENYQETVGNNYLFYLPDIEEIEQYFAGDRIYLIRICIDLDFFKSFIDGLEHLPKQLQPFLESNSPSLFHRPVGKITLPMQTALQQMLNVPYQGMIQKMYLEGKVLELLALQFAQLIETEGDKQPLINLKVGDVEKIYHAKDILTKNYDHPPSLIDLAKKVGINDNKLKYGFREVFGTTVFGYLRDYRLEIARKLLQEQKQNVRTVVNTVGYANQSHFAAAFKRKFGISPQDCRLGRKAV, from the coding sequence ATGACAAATATCCTGACGGAAGAGCAAATCAATCAAATTGAACAGGAAACTTTAGAAAATTTAGAGGTATCGTATAATACTAAAGGATTTGACCAAATTCAAAGAGTCCGCAACAGCTTATATGATACTTATTCCCAAGTAGTTGAATTGCGTCCAGGATTAATTCTAGAAATTTTTGATGATTATTACTACCAGCAAGTTAATAGTATAGTTAATCACTATGGTGGTTACGTACTAACAGCCAAATTTTATTTATCAGGTAATCACAATGTAATTTGTCCAGGGATTCCAGGAGTTACAGAAAATTATCAAGAAACTGTAGGGAATAATTACTTATTCTACTTACCTGATATTGAAGAAATAGAACAATATTTTGCAGGCGATCGCATCTATTTAATTAGAATTTGTATAGACCTAGACTTTTTTAAATCCTTCATTGATGGGCTAGAGCATCTACCAAAACAGTTACAGCCTTTTTTAGAAAGTAACTCTCCATCGCTATTTCACCGCCCAGTCGGTAAGATTACCCTACCCATGCAGACAGCATTACAGCAAATGCTCAATGTACCCTATCAAGGGATGATACAAAAAATGTATCTGGAAGGCAAGGTATTAGAATTGCTAGCTTTGCAGTTTGCTCAACTGATAGAGACTGAGGGAGATAAACAACCCCTCATTAATCTCAAAGTCGGTGATGTTGAGAAAATTTATCATGCCAAGGATATTTTAACCAAAAACTATGATCATCCACCGTCATTAATCGACTTAGCGAAAAAAGTTGGTATTAATGACAACAAACTAAAGTACGGTTTCCGTGAAGTATTCGGTACTACAGTATTTGGATATTTGCGTGACTATCGCCTAGAAATAGCGCGAAAGTTGCTACAGGAACAAAAGCAGAACGTGAGAACTGTAGTCAATACAGTTGGTTATGCCAATCAAAGTCACTTCGCCGCCGCATTTAAGCGTAAGTTTGGTATTAGCCCCCAAGATTGTCGCTTAGGCAGAAA